The DNA segment GCTCGTCACCGTCCATGACCCGATCGTGTGAAGGGGCCTCGATGATTCCCGGAGAGATCCTGTTCGCCGACGGCCCGATCACATACAACGAGGGTCGTGAGGTCACCCGGCTGACCGTCCTCAACGCCGCCGACCGGCCGGTCCAGGTCGGCTCCCATTACCACTTCGCCGAGGCAAACCCCGGTCTGGACTTCGACCGCGCCGCCGCCCGCGGCAGGCGGCTCAACGTCGCCGCAGGCACCGCCGTGCGCTTCGAGCCCGGCATCCCCGTCGACGTCGAACTCGTCCCGCTCACCGGCGCCCGTGTGGTGCCCGGCCTGCGCGGGGAGACCGGAGGTGCCCTCGATGC comes from the Streptomyces sp. NBC_00443 genome and includes:
- a CDS encoding urease subunit beta, producing MIPGEILFADGPITYNEGREVTRLTVLNAADRPVQVGSHYHFAEANPGLDFDRAAARGRRLNVAAGTAVRFEPGIPVDVELVPLTGARVVPGLRGETGGALDA